The Ferrimicrobium sp. sequence AGTGACTGGGATTCAGGGGTGCCAGAAGGCGAGGCTTCGCGCCGAATGACGTCGCGAACAAGCATCAGAATACGGAGTACATTGCTCTTGCCGCCGCCGTTGGGGCCGACGAGCACCGTCAACCGTTGATCGAAATCGATGTGCTCTCCAATGCCATACGAAAGAACATTGTTGACTTCCAAATACTTCAGCCGCACAAGACATCACCTCGACTTCTTTACCTGATTCCAACGATAGCTCTCTATGACCCGACTTTACACCCTCCTCCCATTGGCCCTCACAACCGTCGGTCTGGATAGTTTGGGTAGTGGGTAAAGCTCACCGAGATAGTTCGGCTCATTCTCGCCAACGCAGCACTCGAACGGCAGAGGGTTGCCAGGTCGAGAGCGTTGACCTAGCTGACGATTCAGAGGTTGAGACGTCAGGAACTATCGCTTGTAGATCGGCATGTCGACCAGGACTGTTCAGAGGCCCTCTGCGCTAGTCGTTCTTGGGACGTGAATGATTGCGAATCTGCGACAAAGCCAACTGAGTGGTCGCTAGTGGTAGGTAGGTGCTTCGAACTGGTGCCGCGCTAGGTTTTGGGGTTCGACGAGCCGAAATGAAGCAGGTCAAAGGGGTATGCGGTGTTGGGTATAGTCAGTCTGTCGAGGGCCCTTGGTCATTGAGGAGGCGGAACCACTCGACCACGACCGGCTCACTGTCTCGTAGCTCCCAGGTTGGGTCACCAGCGTCAGCGCGGATCATTTCGATGGTCTCGCGCCAGAACGCTTCATGAGCCCGACGCCACTCGGCCGCATTGGTCAGACTCTTGCTCTCGTCTCTCGCAACGTCGTCACCGACTTCGTCGAGTGGGATAATCCGGACTCGTGTCGTCTCGATCATGCCGTGCCTGCGGCCGGCAT is a genomic window containing:
- a CDS encoding ASCH domain-containing protein → MNHVLPTTSFGYDGDEGLGDRLLAAVLRGEKTATSSLVVEYLSGEPLPRVGQRSELVDHAGRRHGMIETTRVRIIPLDEVGDDVARDESKSLTNAAEWRRAHEAFWRETIEMIRADAGDPTWELRDSEPVVVEWFRLLNDQGPSTD